The Erythrobacter aurantius genome includes a window with the following:
- a CDS encoding alpha/beta hydrolase family protein, giving the protein MKFMAWAARLSFVAALIAASPLSAQEPAADQAQSAPPAITRLSDLSITVEDIAPGEIPTHDFAARSAYRSFSMSPDGVHLVTKRIFEGTTDLLIIDAATKAPLKVFKFDPEQEVDWFRWAGNDKIIMSISMRGMYYDIPVRVNRLLVRNIVNNETFMLDVPNELLWGGDLIHVDEAGSYALVSLQYTRQSDPSVYRYELVPGAKRERVVKPVGGVWDWYADDAGVVRLGMGWRNKRLRIYYRETENDDFELVDKLREDDERSRYWNVVQIVSGSDRGYVLEEGENGRIGVRLFDYSTGEVIETFYENPEWDVEELWLNRDGTPLAALYTDDRERIEWFDPDMAKLHRDLGRALQMEDLRIVTRSRNNERMLVWGGSEADPGALYLFSPEEKRLDLLGDYRPELDFQKLARSYPVRYQARDGLMISAYLTLPRGREPRDLPLIVMPHGGPFGVRDLLQYNDEVQLLANRGYAVLQPNFRGSGGYGEAFYQAGVGQVGRAMQDDIDDAMDWAVNEGIADGGRVCVVGGSYGGFAALWAVIRNPERYRCAASWAGVTDWDRMLSYDRRYLGRKRARDLRERVEGEDFDLDAYSPVNHAANLSRPVLLAHGSEDQRVPASQFYSFERAAKDASVPVDTLMIEGEGHSFTKAENEQQWYDALVAFLAQHNPADPVPVAQAAAQTAQGGM; this is encoded by the coding sequence ATGAAATTTATGGCCTGGGCAGCGCGGCTGTCCTTTGTCGCGGCGTTGATCGCCGCAAGCCCGCTTTCGGCGCAGGAACCGGCAGCCGATCAGGCGCAATCCGCTCCTCCTGCGATCACCCGCCTGTCCGACCTTTCGATCACGGTGGAGGATATCGCCCCCGGAGAAATCCCCACCCATGATTTCGCCGCCCGCAGCGCCTATCGCAGTTTCAGCATGTCGCCCGACGGGGTGCATCTGGTGACGAAGCGGATATTCGAAGGCACCACCGATCTGCTGATTATCGACGCTGCGACCAAGGCGCCGCTAAAGGTCTTCAAATTCGATCCCGAACAGGAGGTCGACTGGTTCCGCTGGGCCGGAAACGACAAGATCATCATGTCGATCTCGATGCGCGGAATGTATTACGACATTCCCGTCCGGGTGAACCGCCTGCTGGTGCGCAACATCGTCAACAATGAAACCTTCATGCTCGACGTGCCGAACGAACTGCTCTGGGGCGGTGATCTCATCCATGTGGATGAAGCCGGCAGCTATGCGCTGGTTTCGCTCCAGTACACGCGGCAAAGCGACCCTTCGGTCTATCGCTATGAACTGGTGCCGGGGGCCAAGCGCGAACGCGTGGTAAAGCCGGTGGGCGGCGTGTGGGACTGGTATGCCGATGATGCGGGCGTGGTGCGTCTTGGCATGGGCTGGCGCAACAAGCGGCTGCGCATCTACTACCGCGAAACCGAAAATGACGATTTCGAACTGGTGGACAAGCTGCGCGAGGACGATGAACGCTCGCGCTACTGGAATGTCGTCCAGATCGTGTCGGGCAGCGATCGCGGCTATGTGCTGGAAGAAGGCGAGAACGGCCGCATCGGGGTGCGCCTGTTCGATTACAGCACGGGCGAGGTGATCGAAACCTTCTACGAAAACCCCGAATGGGACGTGGAGGAGCTGTGGCTCAACCGCGACGGCACCCCGCTGGCCGCGCTTTACACCGACGATCGCGAGCGGATCGAATGGTTCGATCCGGACATGGCCAAGCTGCACCGCGATCTGGGCCGCGCGCTGCAGATGGAGGATCTGCGGATCGTCACCCGTTCGCGCAACAACGAACGCATGCTGGTTTGGGGCGGGAGCGAAGCCGATCCGGGCGCGCTCTACCTGTTCTCGCCGGAGGAAAAGCGGCTCGATCTGCTGGGCGATTACCGGCCCGAACTCGATTTCCAGAAACTCGCGCGCAGCTATCCCGTGCGGTATCAGGCGCGCGACGGGTTGATGATCTCGGCCTATCTCACTCTGCCGCGCGGGCGCGAACCGCGTGATCTGCCGTTGATCGTCATGCCGCATGGCGGGCCGTTCGGGGTGCGCGACCTCTTGCAATACAATGACGAAGTGCAGCTGCTCGCCAATCGCGGCTATGCCGTGCTGCAACCCAATTTCCGGGGCAGCGGCGGCTATGGCGAGGCGTTCTATCAGGCGGGCGTCGGTCAGGTCGGGCGCGCGATGCAGGACGATATCGACGATGCGATGGACTGGGCCGTCAACGAAGGCATTGCCGATGGCGGGCGGGTCTGCGTTGTCGGCGGATCATACGGCGGCTTTGCCGCGCTGTGGGCGGTGATCCGCAATCCCGAACGCTATCGCTGCGCCGCCAGCTGGGCGGGCGTCACCGATTGGGACCGGATGCTCAGCTATGACCGGCGCTATCTGGGGCGCAAGCGCGCGCGCGACCTGCGCGAACGGGTGGAGGGTGAGGATTTCGATCTCGACGCCTATTCCCCGGTGAACCACGCGGCCAATCTGTCGCGCCCGGTGCTGCTGGCCCACGGCAGCGAGGACCAGCGCGTGCCTGCCTCGCAATTCTACAGCTTTGAGCGCGCCGCGAAGGACGCATCGGTGCCGGTCGACACGCTGATGATCGAAGGCGAAGGCCACAGCTTCACCAAGGCCGAGAACGAGCAGCAATGGTACGATGCGCTGGTGGCATTTCTGGCGCAGCACAACCCGGCTGATCCCGTGCCTGTGGCGCAGGCAGCGGCGCAAACAGCGCAGGGCGGGATGTAA